In Curtobacterium sp. MCPF17_002, one genomic interval encodes:
- a CDS encoding glycoside hydrolase family 15 protein, which translates to MTERTRDTPDATENEERTDGYVPLRSYGAIGDGRTVALIALDGRIDWLPIPSMDSPPVFASIVDAEHGGHVALRPADGDARASREYLPGTNVLVTTWTTPSGTATVTDAMVTGVAGRLPWAEIGRCVQGVEGSVEMEWAVVPGTILNTAEPQRLDTANGTVIGVDGVTIGIVEQGFQPVHDDGPRFSGRFRTQPDTKSILTIVGTYDEPIFLPEPERTLEGVDRTIENWSTWSKEFNYDGPWADAVQRSALALKLLIFAPTGSIAAAPTTSLPEDRTGGKNWDYRFAWVRDLAYTVHALTRFGLREETHAAVSWVMRTIAEHDETMPIFYGLDGSKADGVEERDVPGWNGIGPVTVGNRAGNQLQLGVWGDVFEIMRQYVRAGNVLDRKTASVLHDLADDACHRWVEPDSGMWELQEAHHYTTSKIGCWQALDAAVELHDAGMIDGPRDKWVENRELIEDWVAEHGWNEELGHYVMHPDTDALDTSILLHAMSAFDRGPRMESTIRAIEAQLQHGPLVYRYSGVEDEESPFVACSFWLAAALACVGRVDDARSLMDDMVAQANDVGLFSEMLSAVDGDFMGNLPQGLSHLALIQAALTIEEVAEAA; encoded by the coding sequence ATGACCGAACGGACCCGAGACACCCCCGACGCGACCGAGAACGAGGAGCGCACCGACGGCTACGTGCCGCTGCGTTCCTACGGCGCGATCGGCGACGGACGGACGGTCGCCCTCATCGCGCTGGACGGCCGGATCGACTGGTTGCCGATCCCCTCGATGGACTCCCCGCCGGTCTTCGCGAGCATCGTCGACGCCGAGCACGGCGGGCACGTCGCGCTCCGGCCGGCTGACGGGGACGCCCGCGCGTCGCGGGAGTACCTGCCGGGCACGAACGTCCTCGTCACGACGTGGACGACCCCGTCGGGCACCGCCACCGTGACGGACGCGATGGTCACGGGCGTCGCCGGCCGGCTGCCGTGGGCGGAGATCGGTCGCTGCGTGCAGGGCGTCGAGGGCTCGGTGGAGATGGAGTGGGCCGTCGTGCCGGGCACGATCCTCAACACCGCCGAACCGCAACGGCTCGACACCGCGAACGGCACCGTGATCGGCGTCGACGGCGTCACGATCGGGATCGTCGAACAGGGTTTCCAGCCCGTCCACGACGACGGGCCTCGGTTCTCCGGCCGGTTCCGGACGCAGCCGGACACGAAGTCGATCCTGACGATCGTCGGGACGTACGACGAACCGATCTTCCTGCCCGAGCCGGAGCGCACGCTCGAGGGGGTCGACCGCACGATCGAGAACTGGTCGACCTGGTCGAAGGAGTTCAACTACGACGGCCCGTGGGCCGACGCGGTGCAGCGGAGCGCTCTCGCGCTGAAGCTCCTCATCTTCGCACCGACGGGGTCGATCGCCGCGGCACCGACCACGAGCCTGCCGGAGGACCGGACCGGCGGCAAGAACTGGGACTACCGGTTCGCCTGGGTCCGCGACCTGGCGTACACGGTGCACGCCCTCACCCGGTTCGGCCTGCGCGAGGAGACCCACGCCGCGGTGTCCTGGGTGATGCGCACCATCGCCGAGCACGACGAGACGATGCCGATCTTCTACGGCCTCGACGGCTCGAAGGCCGACGGTGTCGAGGAGCGCGACGTCCCGGGCTGGAACGGCATCGGCCCCGTCACCGTCGGCAACCGGGCCGGCAACCAGCTGCAGCTCGGTGTCTGGGGCGACGTCTTCGAGATCATGCGGCAGTACGTGCGCGCCGGCAACGTCCTCGACCGGAAGACCGCCTCCGTGCTGCACGACCTCGCCGACGACGCCTGCCACCGATGGGTGGAACCCGACTCCGGGATGTGGGAGCTGCAGGAGGCCCACCACTACACGACGAGCAAGATCGGCTGCTGGCAGGCCCTCGACGCGGCGGTGGAACTGCACGACGCCGGGATGATCGACGGCCCCCGCGACAAGTGGGTCGAGAACCGCGAACTCATCGAGGACTGGGTCGCCGAGCACGGCTGGAACGAGGAACTCGGCCACTACGTGATGCACCCGGACACCGACGCGCTGGACACGTCGATCCTGCTGCACGCGATGTCCGCGTTCGACCGGGGTCCCCGCATGGAGTCGACCATCCGCGCCATCGAAGCGCAGCTGCAGCACGGTCCGCTCGTCTACCGGTACTCCGGGGTGGAGGACGAGGAGTCCCCGTTCGTCGCCTGCTCGTTCTGGCTCGCCGCCGCGCTGGCGTGCGTCGGCCGGGTCGACGACGCCCGATCGCTGATGGACGACATGGTCGCCCAGGCGAACGACGTCGGACTGTTCAGCGAGATGCTCAGTGCGGTCGACGGCGACTTCATGGGCAACCTCCCGCAGGGCCT
- a CDS encoding RtcB family protein — translation MEKITDRLLSWASMLEENTEQQARTTARMPFVFPHLALMPDAHLGLGATVGSVIPTLGAVMPAAVGVDIGCGMIAVRTQFSKDDLPDDLQALREQIERAIPLSAGAANRKIVATAEPRVAELEAMAATAGFDPDGVHGHWRNQLGTLGSGNHFIEVSLDEEDRVWLFLHSGSRGVGNKIAQRHIKVAKRMMQRWWIELPDPDLAYLVEGTPEFDRYIAELRWAQHFALLNREEMMDRVVRQLSEVLRAPVDELERINCHHNFTQRETHWGKSVWVSRKGAIQAKAGQAGLIPGSMGTASYVVEGLGNKPSLESSPHGAGRLYSRSAARRTFTHDELRAAMVGIEYRDTDAFLDEIPAAYKPIDQVMADAADLVSIQHTLRQVVNVKGD, via the coding sequence ATGGAGAAGATCACCGACCGGCTGCTGAGCTGGGCCTCGATGCTCGAGGAGAACACCGAGCAGCAGGCCCGCACGACCGCTCGCATGCCGTTCGTGTTCCCGCACCTGGCCCTCATGCCGGATGCCCACCTCGGCCTCGGCGCCACCGTGGGCTCGGTCATCCCGACCCTCGGCGCCGTCATGCCCGCGGCGGTCGGCGTCGACATCGGCTGCGGCATGATCGCCGTCCGGACACAGTTCTCGAAGGATGACCTGCCGGACGACCTGCAGGCCCTCCGCGAGCAGATCGAGCGCGCGATCCCACTGTCCGCCGGCGCCGCGAACCGGAAGATCGTCGCCACCGCCGAGCCCCGCGTCGCGGAGCTCGAGGCGATGGCCGCCACCGCCGGGTTCGACCCCGACGGCGTCCACGGTCACTGGCGGAACCAGCTCGGCACGCTCGGCTCCGGCAACCACTTCATCGAGGTCTCCCTCGACGAGGAGGACCGCGTCTGGCTGTTCCTGCACTCCGGGTCCCGGGGCGTCGGCAACAAGATCGCGCAGCGGCACATCAAGGTCGCCAAGCGGATGATGCAGCGCTGGTGGATCGAGCTGCCGGACCCCGACCTCGCCTACCTCGTCGAGGGCACGCCGGAGTTCGACCGCTACATCGCCGAGCTGCGGTGGGCCCAGCACTTCGCGCTCCTCAACCGCGAGGAGATGATGGACCGGGTCGTCCGCCAGCTGAGCGAGGTCCTGCGGGCACCGGTCGACGAGCTCGAGCGGATCAACTGCCACCACAACTTCACACAGCGCGAGACGCACTGGGGGAAGTCGGTGTGGGTGTCCCGGAAGGGCGCGATCCAGGCGAAGGCCGGTCAGGCCGGACTCATCCCGGGCTCGATGGGCACGGCGTCGTACGTCGTCGAGGGCCTCGGCAACAAGCCGTCGCTCGAGTCCTCGCCGCACGGGGCCGGTCGGCTGTACTCGCGGTCGGCGGCGCGGCGGACCTTCACGCACGACGAGCTCCGCGCGGCCATGGTCGGCATCGAGTACCGCGACACGGACGCGTTCCTCGACGAGATCCCCGCGGCGTACAAGCCGATCGACC